The DNA window GTGTCTGCGGCCCTGTTATGCACCTGGGCCCCATTCTCCCgggggggcagaagcaggctccggTCCGGGGGTCGCAGGGCGCTCCCTGGCACTGGCAGGGTAACTGACAGGCAGGACCGAACTGGCcggaggggcagggctggaggcagcGTGGGGGCTGCAGGccggaggggcagaggcaggctccACTCTTGGGGTCACAGGAGCTGCTGTTCCCGCAGTGGCAGGGCTTGTCACACTGAGGCCCCCACGTGCCTGGGGCACACGCTGCAGgatgaggaggggagaagggggtcaCTGGGGGTCTCCCCCTCCCTAACGTCCACTCAGTCCCCGGCTCTGTGTCCCAGCCCGCCCCCCACGCCCGTGCCCCGTGCCACACCTCAGAAAAGGCAGCTGGCCGCTGTGGGGCTCTGGGGCGCCTGTCCTAGGGGACTAAGCGCCCGTGCGCGGTCAGGAGGGTGCCCACCAGTCCCGCGCCCCCGTAGCCGCCCGGCACTCACCACTGGAGCAGTCGCCGCCCCGCCAGCCCTGCGCGCACTGGCACCGATCGGGAGCCACACAGTGGCCGTGGACGCACTCCTGGCCGCAGAGCGCTGGGGCAGAGATGGAGGGAGTGAGGGACGCCTCCCCTGGCCCACCCACCTTTCCTCCTCCGAAGCCGGACCCTGGGGGCCTGGCCCTCCCGGAGCAGCACTTCTGCCTCGAAGAAGCAGCCGCAGAAGACAGGGCCAGCAACTCAGGCCAGAACTTGACAAAGGCTCAGATTCCACGCTCCCCAGCCCCTCAGTGTGACTTCTCCAAGCACCAGGTCGGGAAAACAGAGAGGGGCTCCTCGGGCGGGACCAGACTTGGCTGTGTGCAGAGAGCGGGTGGCCGGCGGGGAGTGGGTCGGGCTGGGTAGGAGTCTCTATGGGATGAGgcaagggggagagaggcagagcaggCTCCTGTCGGGGGTTTCGGGGCTTGGGGGGGCCGGGCAGGAGAGCCTGGGCAGTGACAAGTCAAAGACAGACAGCAACAGAGAGACAGggatgggaagaggcagagactCAGTGACAGAGAGACACGAAGGCAGCCccgagacagacagacagagacagagatgctCAAACACAGGGAGAGAAGCGGAGGGAGAAACATGGGGTCAGCCAGGACAGAGGAGGCTAGTGgcagctgctgggggagggggcgaggaCAAGCCcggagggggcaggggagcgggggctgggccctccctctccccctccctctccccctccctggccccacccAGACTCACGGACACAGGTGCCCCGGCTCTCGTAGAAGCCCACACAGCACCGCAGGCGCTTCCGGTGCTCTGTCCTCACCACCTGGCGGTACACCGGCCTGTAGACGACCCTAGGGGACCCCGAAGGTGGCCCTCAGTGCCCCCTGCTGAGGCCGGCCACCCCCACCACCGTGTGGCACCACCCTGTGGCACCACCGTGTGGCACTGGGGAATCCGGGCAAGGCTCACCACTCCAGGCGTGGGGGGCACAAAAGGAGCATTccctcactgccccccccacgcacacgcacacgcacgcaggCCCACacaagcccccccaccccttgaGTGCTTCCTCCTCACTCCAGCGTTTCCGAGAAGAGAATGAGGCTGTGGAGGCCCAGGGCCCGCTGAGGCAGCACGCAGCCCACGGCGGGGTGGGCACTCACGTGGGCTGGGGGCAGCTGTGGGGGCTCTCCCAGGGCCGGTCGCAGGGCTCCGAGGGGAGCAGGCTGAAGGGGCGGGAGTGGGActccttggtggtggtggtgaagctGCAGGACAGGGATGGGGCCAGGGCTCAGTGTGGGGGGGAGGCCTGGCTGCCACAGGGCACTCTGGAAGCAGAGGTATGAGGGCTTGGCCATGCTGAGGAATGCTGCCCCAACATGGGGGTTTGCTCCCCCAAGCCTAGGAGGAATGCCTATCCTGGCCCCCTCCGTTTGGAGGGGTCCTCCCAGAGTTGAATATTCCTGGGACACCCCCCATCATTGCCCCCTCCTCGCCCTATTGGACCAGAGCattccatttctccctcctcctcctccctacaGGGGAGATTGAGCTAGAATTGATTGCTGGGCCCAGCTGATGGAGATGGGTGAAGCATTTCTGGCCAAACCCCGACCTGGGCCTCGTTCCCCAACCCTGTCCCCTTCGCTCCCCCGGGACCAGGCCCCCTGCTTGCTCCATAGCGAATGGCTCCCACCCTGTGCTCTGTCCTGCAGCCAGCTTCCCACAGGGACCAGGGGACAGGGATGAGGAAGGGACAGGGTCAGAGGTAGCCCatgcaggggaggagagagagcaggggcagaatcaggagggatgggaggggggcctggggaaaggcagggaggcagggaaggagagggagaggagacccCATAGACAGTAGGGGAGCTGGGGAAGCAGCAAGGGCCCCTTACCTTTCCCAGAAGCTGCAGGTGTTGGGGTCGTTGGGGTTGAGGGCTccagccagccccaggcccagggccagaAGGAGGGAGCACAGAGGGGGTAGCATTGCGAGGCCAGGCGCTGGGGCAGGTGACGGGCCACCGAGTATCTGCAGGGACCAGAAGGGGGGTGTGCAGAATACCCGAGGCTGCCGTCATGGGAGGGCTCTGCTCCCCAAGGTCGCATCCCTGACCAggtggctgttccctctgcctggccgTCCTCCCTCCGTTCTTCTCCGGAGTCCTCACCTCTTAAAGTCTCCCCGAAGTGACACCTCTCCTTCTCTGCagactgcccccacccctcccagcacCATTCTCTCACACATGGCCCAGGGCCTCTAGAGGCGGGGCTCCTGCCCTGGATCTCTGAGCCCCGGCCAGCCCCTGCCCAGGGCACAGGGACGCTGGTGTGGAGGTGGGAAGCTGGAGCCAGTGGGGAAGTCATGCGGGAAGCCCACCAGGGCTCCGCTGGAGGAAGAATTTCCAGCCACAGCAGCCTGTCATGGAACCGGCCACTCGAAGGGGAGCTTCCTGTCACTGCATGCATGCAGGCGGAGGCCAAAACCCCTCTGATGCAGCTGGGGGCCGGCGGCTAAGAGGGCTGGGAGTAGGGCCGGTCCGGGTGACCTTGAAGGAGGCCCCTCCTAACCACTGGTGTCTGCTGCATGTCCACGGGCTTCCGGGAGCCAACAGTGCCCGGCCAGAGAGGACACATTAGGAGCCTGAAATCACGCTCGCTCGGGGGATTATTGACACCAGGGACACTGCCAAACACCACAAACCAGGGACAACCCCATCCCCAGCCCACCAGCAGCGCACCACTGCCCCCAAGTCCCAGGGCTACGGCCCCCAGGCCGGCCTCAGATGTAAGCGGCCCCCGGCTCCCTCCGACCACCGCCTCAGCCATCTGGAAGCAGCTCCTCTCGGCCTCTTCCTCCGCCCTGGCCTCGCCCAGGCGGGTGGGGAGCCGGTCAGGACCTCAGCAGGGCTCAGGAGGGGCTGAGCTCCTGAGTACCCACCCCCGCAGTCCGAGTCAGATTGTGTTCCATGCTCCTAAAACTTGCCCTGCCTCCcggctccctgcctccctgaggCGCCCACATCTGCTTATAATTTTCcctgagaagagagaaagttCGCGGTTGCTGGCCCCTTCCCCCCCTGAGTATCTCTGGAATGCCTGCTGCCTggccccaccccacgccccccacccacacactccCAGGGCCCCCCAGCCGCTCTCAGCCCTCCAAGTCGAGGGAGAGAGATGCGCCCCGACTTAACCCCATGTcaccctctgctgcccccctgcGGGATGACCGGTGGCCCTGTCACAGCTCCCCCAGGGCACGCGCGTCCACCACTGGCCTCCTTggtgctcctcccccaccctcagtcCTCGGGGCACTCACCAGGCACCCTGTGGTCTGAGAAACTCGCAGGAGCCAGGGGTAGGGCCTGGGGGGCCTGGCAGTGTCCTGGGGGATCCCAGCGCTCAGGATATGGAGCCTGAAAACAGGAAATCGAGCCTGGCTggcgtgtgcgtgtgtgggggagggcagcagggagtggggtcacgggctccctgctccccaacccTGAACTCAGAGGGTGGGATGCAGGGGACAGGGCCAGCGGCTTGTCTCCTGAGCTGAGCACACAGGCCCCGTCtgaaggggtgagggggagacTCAGCCTGTCCTCAGAGAGCCAGGCCTCAGTCATGAATGTCTGTCCCGGGGGGCAAACCCCCCACCGCAACCTCtgcatccccccatccccctcccaaaCAGACTTGGCTCCTTTTGCCACCATCCCCAGACtatcccctccacccctgccctgcacagGCCACCTTCCCAGGTCCAGGCCTGCCTCCAGGGCCCACCCTGTGGGCTCCCAGGTGACCTCGTCCCCGCGGGGCCTCCCTTGGCTGCGCCCTGGCAGGATCCTGAGCCTTCACacacctcccacctccaccctgtgTTCACACTGCCCTCTGCCTGGGCCCTCAGCTGTCCTCAGACTGGGGCTCGGTCTGAAGGGATCCAGATCCAGATCGCCACCCTGCACCCCCCTCTCCTGGACCCATGTCCCCAGAGCGTGAGGCTGTGGGGGGGCACACACCCCACAGCAGGAAGGACctgaggcagggccaggggcctTCACATCAGCCCCTCCCACCAGTCACTGCCCCCCAAACCAACGTCTAGAGGAAATGGTTCACCTGGGGGCttcaggaggtgggcaggggagcgTTAGGAGGGCTCCAACCCCCATCCCAGGGTTGACCTTGATAACGGGTGAtcaggggctggaggggtggggagattcTCCTTTCCCAAAGGGCCTCGGGCTCCCAGAGTACACAGGGGGCCCAGTGGGTCAGGAGCAGGGCTGGAAGTGGGGTCGGTGAGACCAGTGGGTGGTccgcagggaggggagaggtggagaggtgGAATGAGGATCCCGGCAAGGAGGGGCAGTCTTTGGCCTGGCCGACCTCAGCCCCTGAGGAGGGGGACCCCAGGCCAGACCAggagcccagagccccagccGGGCCCCCCAGCTTGTCTCCATCTGAGACTTTGTCCCCTACGGGCTGGGGAACCTGAGGCCCTGGTCCTGTCCCTCCCCAACACCCCCAGGCCCACCAGCACAGGGGCCCACATGCCTacactccccctcccaccccggtTTTAAATCAGCAGCTCCGGCTCCCAATCCGTACTCACGGAGGGCGCCCCAATCCACCTCACCGTAGGCTCCTGCCTGACACCTTCCCTCCCAAGAACGCTCAGGTGGCCCAGGCATCCTTTACTGtgtggaggaaggtggggagcCGCGCCATTTCCCAGGTCTCATGTCAGGCTGCCCTCGGTCCCCCACGGGAGGCAGCACTGTTTGACAGGTGAGAGCACTGGCAGGAGAAAGCACCCTGCCCCGGGCCACAGAGCCCGCCGGGATCCAAACCCAGACTGCTGGCACGAGGTCCCGGTGGTTCCCATCAATGCAGCCCAGGCGGGGAATCCCAGGGGCTTTGCATCTCTCTGTAACAGTCTCAGTTATGCAGAGGGGGAGCCGGAAGGGGGCGGACAGGAGAAGGGGGGGCCGCCACAGAACACACCAGAGGCGTGGGAACGGGGATATGTTTGCAGTCAAGAATGAGTGGAGCTTCTCTCCTCCACCTCGAGATGCAAGGCAGCTGGGCCCCTGGCCAGGCCCCGAGTCGCCAGGCCGGAGTGGAGCAcggcctcccccagccctgccccgggGGCCTCCAGGCCCACACGCAGCCGGCCCCAGCCCTTCTTCCGCTCAGCCTGATTCCCTCCGGTGGGGAGCCCCTGTTCTTCCGCTGCCCCAGCCCCCTTAGCAGGAGGGAAAAGAGTCTGGGTCTTCGGGAGGGGGCAGAGCTCCTGGTGGACGGGAGGTGATCATCGTTTTGGTaggaggcagagagcaggagggcCTTCCCCGCCGGCTCCCCTCCCCAACTCTTCTCTGGGAGGGGGACAGCGGAGGACAGCCTCTGAGCTGGGCAACGAATCAGAGTTCTCAGCCCCCCTCTGTAAAAGGGGGTGCTAGCAGCAGAGCTGTCCTGCACATCAATACAGGAGTTAATACAGATGAAGCGCTGTGAGATCCCTAACATGCTCAATTCACGTTCGCGTCTCCCCACCTCCCGcaccctgtccccatccccactgCCCTTGGCACTGTCATACCCTTTGGGTATTAATTCCAAAAAAagctgtttcttgtttttttctgaagaacCCCCAGGATGATCCGGGAATGGGGCTTTAGCTGCTgacacagagaagggaaatgggggtgggagggggccagCCCCCCCACAAAACCTGATCCCTCAGAACGATGGGCTGCCCGCCAGGTACATCTTCAAGCCAAAGCAGGTTGCTGAGACAGGACGCCTGGCTtctgctgcccccagcccccagcctgagCGCCAATCCCTGGcgcccccagccccttctcccatCTCTCTGTGTCCCCCTCCCGTCACAGAGTCCAGAGGTCCTAGTACttaacaagctgtgtgacctcaggcatgtCACCTGAGCCCTGTAAGCCTCGattcccctctgtaaaatgggagagtgGCCCCCACAGCTCGCGGGGTGCAGTGGGGGTTGAACCGCTAGGGCCGGTAATCACCCTGGAGCAGAGCCTCAGACCAGAAGCCACTCTGCAGTGTGCGGGGGCAGAGACAGAACCCCCCAAGTTCTAGGCTCTTGgcctcttccttttgtttttgttttgttcctcatCAGAAACTCTCTGCTTTCTGGCaactggggggctcagtcggtggagcgtccgactgggctcaggtcacgatctcgcagttgtgagctcgagccccatgtcaggctcacgctcagcgcagagtcagcCTCGGatg is part of the Neomonachus schauinslandi unplaced genomic scaffold, ASM220157v2 HiC_scaffold_717, whole genome shotgun sequence genome and encodes:
- the LOC123323764 gene encoding platelet endothelial aggregation receptor 1-like, translated to MLPPLCSLLLALGLGLAGALNPNDPNTCSFWESFTTTTKESHSRPFSLLPSEPCDRPWESPHSCPQPTVVYRPVYRQVVRTEHRKRLRCCVGFYESRGTCVPLCGQECVHGHCVAPDRCQCAQGWRGGDCSSACAPGTWGPQCDKPCHCGNSSSCDPKSGACLCPSGLQPPRCLQPCPSGQFGPACQLPCQCQGAPCDPRTGACFCPPGRMGP